TCACGACTGTTGATGTTGGATGATGGTGTAAAAAGTCGTgagtattttttcttaaaaaggCCGCATTCTACATATAAAATCATTCGACATAAAAGTACAATAATGtctcatttatttaaattactgTATGTCTTTGTCAACTACGGAAAAATGTCCAATTGAAAACCATTGGAATGTAAATAAATCCAGATTATCCATAGCGTTATTTATTTTCCCTTGACCAAATGCATTCAAGTGCTGCGTTTCTATGGGACACAAAGGGAATGTTAAGGCCTGGAGGAATGTTGTCCTTTCTTGGGCGTGTGACATCGCTGTGTGGCCAGTGGCGTCCAAGGAAAACACCTTCTAAACTGCTGACTTTGATAACAGAGGAGTggattgtaatgtttttttttttcttgcctgcgTGCATTTCAGCATGTTTCCAATCCCATGTGAGCATGTCGACTAATGACTCGTCTCTGAACATTTGTGCAAATGAACGCTTCGAGTGCATGCATGCCACTTTGGGCTCAACCGTGTCTCAGCTCACAGGCTCAGGGGGTCTTTTGTGTGGgcatgtgtgtatgtttgtgatAGGGGGTTAAATGAGGGGTGGAGGAAACTAGGAGTGTTTGTGGCACTGCTGTGTGTTTCAGGATATGGGAGGAGAAAATACACTTCCCACTTAAAACAGGGTCTATCCAATATActaatttttttctattttattgttatatttgtatttttttttatttataatctaCTTGTACTGAAATAAAAGGTCTTACATAACAATGATAAATACATCTCATGCACTTTGTATAATTCAAATTTTAATACTGGTACATTAATATTATGTTACTATTCTAAATGCATTCAATAAATCTTCATTTGGGAATTTATATTAAAATTCTTAATTTTATGAACACATTAATTTCAAGAGGAAAACAACtaagaaaaattgttttgtaaaATAGGTCAATTTAGAGAAAAATAAAGTTCATAtggaatatattttattaagtaaaataataaaagtaataataataatagtaataataataataatacaaaaatttgGGAACtacaaaaatgtaatgtttgcAGTGATACTACTACTTTCAGTACAAGTACACTTGAGTACATTTGAGTACTTGCTGATAGCGAGTACTGATACTTGATTGCATTACATCACTaaaattgtgatggaaatgtttttttgttttttgttttttaaataaaaggtgAAAACcccgaaacacattttttttcttgaacatgGCACAGATTTTACTCAATTCTAATATTTTAAAAGTATCAACTtgtcattaaaaacattttcatatctAACTGCATGTTTTTCTAACTATCTTGCTCCTACTTAAATGTAGCCTGTAACACAAGGTATATCAGTTATGTAGTGCCTCACTATGTAGGAGTACATATTGTAGATAAGATGAGAAATAAGAGATGGAGACATACATTTTATAATGTGCAGACCAATGATTGTCTTGGGTGCCCACAAATTTCAAAGATTGGTAGCAAGAGGTGAattttaaagacatttaaaattagcaactagcaaaaaaaattagcaattaGCAACACATCTACAGCATATTTCTTTTGTAATAGAAAATATTCAGTTAAAGGTGAGTTTGATGTTGCAAAATGTGCCTCGTGTTGATATCAAGCAAACTAGGTAAAGAATTTTAAGGCCCATTCTGAGTAAACCGTGCATATTTAAGAATTTCCTGCACGTGGATGACTCCTAGGGACTCACTGCTTGTTTTCTTTCCCTTAGCAACGTGTTCCAACCATGTGTTCATTGTGTAAGTATACCCGCTCTCTATGACAGAATGCTCACTGTTACCAATTAAAGCCTCACATCTGCTTGTCATTATTGTGGTAGAAGTTTAAAAGGTAAAGCAATAGAGTAATAGCAGACCTATAAACACCTGTTGCTCGCATATGTGTACATGCCTGTCCATGCGACACAATGTGAAGAGTCCAAGAAGTTGTGAGAAGTGAGGTGTATTTTACAGTACATGCCTTTGGAGATGGTAATGTTGATTCTGGAGGCCTCACGGAGGGCTGGCCTGCTGCAGGCCAGGAAACATCACTAGCACTAGGGCCATGTGGGACCTCTCCttcaaaaaaagagaagagaaaaaaaaactgatttttttcacAGCTCATTGTAAGCAATCAGGCAAATAGAAACTTGCAGCGGTGCAGCAGGCAGGCAGGAACGTCTGACGTTGGACAGACTACCACGTCTTTCACCTTCCTCTCGCTTGTCAGGAGAAGACCCGCAGATGTGCCTGAGCAGAAGCCCTGCATCACCTCAAGGCCGCCGACACACCAACACCAGGAAACAGGACACTCATGTTTTTTTGACGGCGCTACAGGTGTTTTGAGTCACAAGTCACAATGCTGCCTGTCgtttgtttagtgtttgtcCTGGCAGGATCGGGGCAGGCCCAGAGTCAGAGTCGGACCTCCAGGCAGGAAGGCTCAGCCACCCCATGGCGGCAGGTGATCCAGTGGGAGAACAACGGTCACGTGTTCAGCCTGCTCAACAGCGGGTCCGAATACGTTCCCGCCGGGACCGGCACGGAGGACCAAGATCACCGAATAGTGGTTGCTGACACCGCCCCTAGGTCGTCCCGTAGACCTCAAGGTGGAAACGTCCGCAGACAAGCACCTTCACGGGGATCCTCTGAGACTATCCGCGGACAAGCCAGGCATCCTTTCGGTTTTGGGCAAGTGCCTGATAACTGGAGGCAAACATCAGGTTCTACAGGTGGATTACCCTTCCAGAGGTCCTCTGGCACCCGGGTCAGACAATCCACAGGCTCCTCATCACCATATAACATTCCGTCCTACCCTCAGTATCCCATTCCTCAACAGCCCGTCTACCAACCTCTACCTTTTGAGCCCAGTTATGAGGGACCATACAGGAGCTATGAGCCGCCCTTTCAACCAGTTCCCGGAGGGGGTTACGTTGGCGGATCGTACGCCGGAGGACAGGAGTACACGGGAGTGGGGTACGGTGTGGGCCCGGTACTGCCTGGCTCTCAACCTGAATTCACAGATGACGGTTACCATTTCTACCAGTCTTACAGTTACGGGTCCAACCCCGCGGCGCCGCCACAGGCCGCCCAGCCATCATTCTCGGACGGCCTGGACCGCAGATACACCCACAGTCTGTACAACGAGGACCCCGCTGCCTCAGTCCCCGACAGCAGAGTGGACCAGCCAGGAGCAGCGGGCCAAGCACCAGTACGGAGTCCTCAATATGAGCAGTTCCCACCATTTGCAAGACCGCAGCCTCCCTTCGTGCAGCCTGTCCCACCTGGCAGAATCTCTCCAAACTCCGCCATTGAGCAAACAAACGGCCGGAGCGTATATCAACAAGAGCAAAGAGGTAAAATAATCTGCTTTTCCTTTTGCACTTGGAGTAgtttacaaaaatgacaaatgtacacattttgttctggAAGTTGTCTCTGCAGAGAGGGTTAGGGGTTTGAAGAAGACTCTTAAGTTCTTTAAACATTTCAGAGTCAAGCAGACTAATACTTCACTTGCAGCCACTGCAGGGATTTTTGCCTTTCTCATCGCAATTCCTTAAAGGAATTTGAATGATGCAAAAGTTGAGCACTCGCTCTCTCCACCCTCTTAAATATGCAATCATCATCTTCGAGCATGTTTATCCGATGTCTTAAGCAATCTTTGTAAGAGACAGCCTCACTTTTTTTATGGGGAGAATGGGGTGCAAATTCATCTCATGCtgcttgtcgttttttttttgtgttttttttttaaagaaagcccAGCACACAAGAAGCACTGTGTGCATGGGAGTGGGGTTCTGTGTGCTTCACGTGCAGTTTGCTAACGGCGATGGTGACCTCATTGCGTCTGGTGATAGGTGGGGCTCCCTCCTGCATTTGGGGACAAGAGAGAGTAAACAAGGTTCGAATGGGGTGGGTTGGGACGAGAGGGGGTGGTTTTTTTCAGCGATTCACCACTCCCCACAAGAAAGGGTGATATGGAAAGTCCCGGCAAGAGTCTTGGGATGTAAAAGAGACTTCAGTTGATGAAACACGTAGAACAACAAACAGTACTTAAgattaacttgtttttttctaccgAGGCACATATGACGTGAGATTTCCAATGTGTTTAACGCAGAGGGCTGTTAACGCTCAGCATTAACATTACAGATTTGGTTCTTCTGGACTTCCCTCATGCTCGGAAAAGCTTCATTCATTCAGCACCCGACGAGCTCACAGCGCGGAATGACAGAATGCGTACAGATGTCTTAGCCAGCTCATTCGTCACTCTGGCCCAGTTTGTTAGGATAAAGGAGCAACAGAGGAGTTGTGCTTGTAATTGGTGCTTCATGAAAAACAATGGCGCTGTTAAAATGCTGGGACTGTCACAGAGTGAAGGTTTTCGCGGTGTTGGAGACAAAAtggtggacccaagtgcaggaaaGCATGGGGAGGCAAGACCGAGGAGTAATCTCAAAACAAATGTACTTGTttcaaaaaacgtaaaaaaaaaataaaaataataataaacaacaagATTCAAAGCAGCAAACGGAAACTGGGAATAACCACAATAGTAAACAAGACATGACTCAAACATGACTGATGACAACAACAGAAACAAGAAACAATGAACCCACAAAGACAAAGAAACCCGAAACAATCCGACGCACATATGGACAAGAAATGAGTTAGCTGGATCGAGCGAGCCGATAGGTGGAAACAAAAACCTAACAGGCAAGACAagacataaaaaggaaaatatgacaaaacaaaatgtcattaaaacaaagtcaacaaaaacacatcatGACAGGTACAGGGTGTCTGCTGCGTTTGTATTAAAGgaaacattgtgctttttttttgcaattcaaaATAGTTCCCAGATGTCCTCAGCACACTTAACATGCTATCACTTTCCAGTCCCATCTCATccaaaatgagccactgctTGTCCCACTCCCCAATACAGCAGAGCCAACAACTCACAGGGTTGGGTAGAGGAACGCTCTTACTACTAGCTTGCAGTGTGGAGAATAACGTGCAACCATAATGAGCGTAAAAGCACATCCTTTCACTCTttgaggcagcacttcattagGTGGCCAAAATTACACTTGGGTAGGACGTTCGTGCGGCACATGTAGCAGGCATAGCCAACACAAATACCCCCATCCCAACTCAACAATTTTGCAAACATTGAATTATGTGTCGCTTGTCAGAAACACTTAGAGCAGGTGTCTCAAACTTAACTTATGTGGGTGACGCAATAAGTGAAGAATTTTTTTGGGTTGAATGTAGCGTTCATCTGTTACTGTTGAATCTGACAATTGCATGAGATAGCAGTTTgatattttacttttatcccATCTTATTGCAAATCAGTGTATATAAAAATAAgcagttgtgtttgtgtgtttaaataCACACACTTTCCACAACACTTCCTCAAAGTATTCATAAACAAACCCACTAGCCATCATGGCAAAGAATAATGAGACAATAATTGACACTGATTAATTCATTaaggcttctgcaaagcattCCAAGTTATTTGGCTCATTAGTTATCACAAGATAGTACAGAAGAGGACTACTAATGATAAACTACAGCAGACTTGATAAGGCTGATGATGTCTAACCAAGGTCCGTTGCACACGGGATTGCAGACAAGGCGATTGAAATGTCGTGCAGTGCGCGGCGTCCTACCAGTACACAAGTTTTCATGAGTAGTCGAACGTCGCCCACTGGTGCAATCCCACATTTGACATGCCAGTCAACGACGCCGCAGCGTTACAGATGACAGCTAATCAAGAATACAAGTTTACAGGTTTTAAGCAATAAGCCAGAGACCCAGCTGGCCACCTGCCGTCGCACGTGTGGCACGGAGAAGCCTTGTCGCTGAAATGCACAGGTGCAATCATTGAATGCCATCAGTCTGTAATAAGACCCACACCATCATTATTGTCGCCCGTTTCTTCTTCCTCGTGGTGAGATTGATGAAATGCTAAAAGGCAGAATGTTGGTATGCtaataagtagggatgtaacgatatccaaacatcacgatacgatattatcacgatataaaggtcatgatacgataattatcacagtattgtggggaggttggcaatactaATAAAGgtgacaatattgtaaaaaaaaaaaaaaaagatctcataCTATGAAAAACCCCAcaagattgtgcttttgtaaattacagcaatgcaaataaacaaccaaaaatctctaataagacttaatattgaggcacttatttgctaatgcacatGCATGTTAaggtcctccacatattgactcggttcacaagcatattacaatctCTTCACCTGAACATTGGCATAGAtgttaaacatagaaggacaaaacatccctaatgaaaattaaattgcactaataaactagccaccagagtgcgctagaacttcacaaatggaaatcaacctgactttttttaacagatgtatagcttttaaatatcgtgaacatgacgacgacgatattgtggcagttttaatatcacaatattgaccATATCGTTACATATAGCAAAATAGCAATATGTCTACATTTCCTCATATCTGGTAGCTGAGTATGAATTAATATACGAATTAATACAATTCTAAGACGTTGATATGCTAACAGATGGACATCATCATGACTACAATAAAGTACAAGTGTGAATTGAAATTACATCAAGTCTGGCTGTCGAATTCGGGTACATTTGAGAAATGACAAAATCCTGACATGCAAACAGTTGGTATGCCACCTACTGAAACAGTAAACCTTATGTGATTTCCTATCGTTTACAAGGCGGCGCAGTGTGCCGTGAAAAGCTGTGCTAAACGATGAGTCACTAGTTCGTCTTTAATTTGACCTCAATAAATGTGAAATACTCTGATGTGTCGTTTCTCTGCGGCTCATCGTCTTTAGCTTAAAAGTATCTTAAAGGCAGCCCTGCGCGTCCTTTTTACAACTTCTTCGGTATATAAAATGCCTGGCAAGGTCTCCAAAGCGTGCCCCACTTAGAGCGTAATATGTGgcattgtcacatgctgttgagAGCCGATCAGCTTTGGTCCCTCCAAACACTTCATCCCTATAAAAGAGACCCAATTTCTCATTTCGAAAGATTAGCAGGGGCAGAGAACAAAGTCTTTTCTTGGGTggaagagagggagagagagcgaaAAAGCAAAACTGTGGTGGTCTCACATGGTTCTTACAATGTTTACATGGTCTGCCCCAGGAAGTGTGCCCTGTCCTACTACATCGGCCTCACACGGCGAGTGAGCGCTGAGAAAGGATGTTTGCgtaagcgagcgagcgagccaaAGCCCTTCTTTAAACTCACCTGCAATCTAAACACAACATGTCAAAACTTCTTACGCGCTTCCTATAAAAATACCACAAACATTTGTCAAGTCAGTCTAGATACCGTCTTCTTTTTatacactgtttaaaaaaaataattagtgatgtaacgatagattccccttcatctgacaattagcatagatttgaaacatagaaggccaaaacatccctaatgaaaattaaattgcatttataaactagccactagagggtgctagaactgcacaaatggaaatcaaggtgactttttttttaacagatgtgtgttccttttaaatattatgacaacgatgatattgtggcagttttaatatcacgatatcacgatattgcccttatcgttacatctaaTTAACATACAAGAAGATGGCAACCTCAGTACACAAAAAATGAAAGGGCAGATCCATGAAGATTTTACAACATGCCCACTCCTTAGGTTGCTACCTTGCTATATATGTTAGCATATCGACTGTTATTATGTTAGGGATCTTTTCCACTGGTAAAACTGAGTACTATGAGCCATGAGATACTATTTGTAGTACCTGTTTAGCCATGTTTCAAGCATGCCATACCAAAACAATGTCGATAAGCTAGCACTGCTAGCTCACTTTTCTTGCTCACCCTTAAAACGTGTCTCCTCATAATCATATAAATAAAGGCAGAAGACGGTTATTCTCCTCTGAAGTTTCGGATAGACAAACAAATCAAACTTTGCTCTTGTAACATTCGCACAAACTTGTCAGCGGCccactttaaaacaaaataaacacacgaAAAAAACCGACAGCACCACTGTGAGATGACTGTTGTTTTTCTTCGACATGTTCATTCTTCTCCCTCAGCCCTTAAGGAAAGTATGAAAAACTCAATGAATGGCAATAAGCCCTCCCGTAAACCAGCTTATATGTTTCCAAGTAGcgcttcacccccccccccccccccccccaacccccacctACCAAGGAAGATAGAACTCATCTACACATACTTCATTAAAGGTTAACCTCAAGTGGCAGGTTCATATTAAAAAACGAGCATCAGGGAAGATCACATCACATTAGCCGAGGCAGCATAAAATCAACTGCATAACACATCGGCCTGATATTCATAATAAGTTGCATTTAGTTAGAGGCTTAGTGTGCGTTATTCTCTCTTTTGGGACGAtattacacacacatacaaaatgcAACCCTTTGGCTCAGTCACCCCAAACTCACCCCCTGGTCTGGAAAGGCCGATGGAGCGTCTCATTAGAAAAGCGTGATAATCATCGGGAATGTACGGTAATTAGCGGCCAAAGGCTGTCTGCATCGCGACCCATTCTTGAACCGTTGACCCCGTCGCTGTTGCCCCCTCGTGTCCTCCATCAGCGCTTTCATAAATGCCAGGGAATTAAAAATTGATGACAAATATAGGATGGGGCCGGAAAGGGCTGCACTGCAGAAAGATTGGAAAAGATGATCCGCGTTAGATAGCTTGTCATCGATTTCTTCAGTGGAATCGCTAAGATGGTTGACTTGCAATTTGAGCggatttcaaaacaattttccTATTGAAAGTAAAggaatttgaattcatttgttcGAGTCAAACTGTCACCAGCATAAAACATTTCGAGACAATTTTCAATGTTGCTTTTAACGTTTTTAACAATCATACACATATACAAGATAAACACTCAATGTGGAACGATTTGAACCTCCAAAGTGAACATAATCTGATTTTTTTGGCTTTCAAAGCATTTTCCCATTGAGGTCAATTATTAATATTGAATTATTTGTTCCAGAATCCAAACTATCCCCATAATATTGTGCTGTTATGTAGGTGCGAGGATGAGTAGGCCTAGTTTGGTGAACGATCAGATTTCTGTGGCACTTCATCTCCTCAAATGGACTCATTTGCTGTTTGATCATCATTGTACAGCACGATACAATGTGATCAATGCTGCCCACTTTGCACCCATAGCAGCTTGGTCATCGCGGAAGGGAGATCCGGATGATTTACATCTGGGAACAtcaccgatatttgtcaactgtgagtCTTTCAGACTCTTCTGCTATTAGGagatatacaaataaagttgacttgacttgacaactcTGGGGTGAACTTGCGTAATAGGCAGTCTGACTAGCCTCTTAAATGACAGCAGCAAAGCCCAGCCGGAGTTAACAAACATACCAGACACCTTTTTAACTATCCCCAAGGGCCACATTGGACCCCCTCTGGCCCTCGGCTTGTGCGTTTGACACCCTTGGCATGTCAAGCGCAGGTCACGGTTTTATTTGAATCAGGTTAAAATGTTCATTAAAGTATTGAATGTTTTTGGCCccaattttgattgtttttggtCAAATTGTTGATGAAACTCATTTTCCTACCTCGCCATTAGGTAAAACAACTAAACTTTAAATATTGATATAAATGATAAAATTGATGATGTCAAGTAGGGCCTGATGCCGTCATTTATGACCGTATTTCTAGTTACACAATGTTTTGAAACATGGTATTCTTGATGGATTGTTGTGGTGCCTGTATTTTTAATTAGctatatatttgattttttctTCATTCTTCAGGGTTGCCTGACCTAGTTCCAGATGCCAACTATGTCCAGGCTTCTACATACATTCAAAGGGCTCGCATGTACTCATTGCGCTGTGCTGCTGAGGAAAAATGCCTATCGAGGTAAATTGATGTCCTTGATGTTTTTTGCCTCAGCCAGGGGTGTCAGACTCGTTTTTGTCACTGGCCACATTGTAGTTTGGGTTTCCTTTGGAGGACCGTCATGATTGTGAACCTAAATAAATGTATGATCACCTCATATTACATGTATACAACAAATTGATGAATAATTTCTTTTGAAAATATAGGCCAGTAAAACATGTTTGTGTTAAATATCGTTACATTTATTTCTAAccaaaaatgcttgcaatgtcTCAAGGCTTTTAAAGGTGAAGACAATTTGAAATTTGGTCATTTTAGCAAGAAACACAAAGTCGATATGCTGTATATAATTGGCTTTGGCCTCTTTGTTAACTCACTGGCATGCTTGAACCCGAGAACCTCCTCCGCCTTTTGCCTGACTCTCCTCTGAGGACACCATTGAGATGACGACAGGAAGATCACCCAGCCATCCCTCAAAGCCCTTTCATATCCTGTCTGAGTTTGCGGCAATCACCGCCAGATGGGAAGTCGTAATTTGCCGTACATTCCCAATGAAACAAGCGCCGCAAGATGAATGGCTGGGATCTTCCGCGGTCGAGGTCGCGCCTCGTTGTTTTTGTGAATCCTGTAACAAGAGTGTATATCATCTCAGTGGCTTGCCCCTCAACACGCGATGAAACGTATATAGTGTGCGGGATGAAATATCTACCATCCAGTCTGTGAAGCTTACCACTTCTTGTCATAAgaacaaaccattttttttttctttcaactgtTAATCCTTCAGCTCTGCGTACGCGCCAGAGACCAACGACTACGATGTCCGAGTGCTGCTGAGATTCCCGCAGAGGGTGAAGAACAAGGGCACTGCTGACTTCATGCCCAACAGGCCGCACCACACCTGGGAGTGGCACAGTTGCCATCAGTAAGCACAtacattgttgttattgttgttgttttttaaagcatcaTAAGACTGTCGCATACAtaaatgctatttgttagccaaTCTGTGGTGTTTTACATTatgtattagcattaagctagtgtacTTTAAAGCTAAGTTAtgcgattatttaaaaaatttaaaaaacatgtaatctttgtttcatgtttagttAATAATCTTCAAGTTGTTGTGGCATTGAACATCTTGGAGCCTCTCTTTCTCTCTACTGCTTGTTATGAAGCGAGTTCAGTTGAGTACAGCGCTCTTATCTATCTCGAAATACAAGTCGGCTGATTcggccaaggttattttagttaactaaagctaacaaaaaaactaaaaataaaattcaaaaaaacaattttgttaacgacataaaataaaaacgaaaatgctttctaaaaagcgaaaattaactgaaactacattttatgtttacaaactcAAACTACATAATTATaggaaaaaatgtccttcgtttaaatgtgattttaagtagatttatgtttatattaacagaagtgacatcatctagcagcagccaatagaaaagcaccttcagatgacgttgctactatggtgttttgttttttttcaagtaatacccgtttcttttaaaaactaaaactaacacttaaactaactaaaactaaactaagcatgtaaaaaactaacagaaccaccttgaaaactagTAAGACTACTTTCATCATCTAGTCatatatcctaaaaaaaaaaaaaatgtagaagaatgcCTTGGTCGTAACATTCTGTCCATGAAGCTTTGACCCTGGTTACCTCCATCAACGTGGAGTTGGCTCACCATCCAAAGAATTCTTGTTTTGACAGGACTCCCATCTAGGTGAGTCCCTTACAAATCCCGTGTGAGAACACAAAGGCAGATTCCTGTACGCCATGTGCAATAAAGACATATTACCGGCGTCCTTAGCTCCCTCCGTGGAAATGTTTGACTTGGCTCGGCGAGGCCCCCGGAGAAACAAATTGAATGTCACTCAGGAATTCCGTGTGAAttcagttgggggggggggggggggggggggggtgttattgCTCTCATTTTTATGACGGTATATTCCACGTCGACGGTCTTGCCAAGACTCTGCCTGACCGTCTTCACGGACGAGGAATGCGAGCAGCCATTAGGAGATTggcagtgttgttgttgttttttttatttgtcagtcGGCATTGACACATGGCGGCGGCGGCTCCCAGGAGGCAGCAAGCCAAGGCAATCATTCCACTGACTGACTTGACAAatcaatctcttttttttttttttttgaagggaaaaaaaaaaaaacgagttttttttttttgctgtcaatcCGTGACACCCGATCACATAGCTGCTCGAGTGCCACGGTGGGAATATGGGTTACTGGGGCACAGTGTTTGCTTATGAAAGGAATCGCTTTCACAATCTCCTACTATAAACTGCTGGCCTACATTTCTATTCAATAAGCTCTCCAGATGGCAACTTTATTCTCACGCATCTTTCTCAACATGGTAATGCTAtttctttccatattttttaatgaataaacaTGCTCGAGTCTTTATAGAGAATTGGTGTTGGTGGATGGGTGCCTTATTTTCACATTAACGCAAAATAATGTAAGAATTATATTGGTAGTGTTTTTGAAGCTAGCTAGGCAAACAAGCGTCAACAGCACAGTGTGCAATGCACCTTAATATTTTTCTTTCGCTAATACTCAAAATAGTGACTGGATTTTTCTCATCTACCTCTTCCTCCTTTTCGATCTACTTGCCAACATTGATGATATATTACAAAGTACCCGTAATCAGATTACTTCACTGATGGCTATGGGTTTACACCCTTCAGTCTACCctttggcttaaaaaaaaacaaaaaaaaaacactattgtgtTTAAGTCTGGAAAAAGACTTGGCTAGTCTTAATCCATTTCTTGTCATTGATGAACGTTTGGCAGCTAAATCTGCCTTTGCACTGGCCGACAAAATATTTCTGTAGACGTCCGAGTTCATTTTTACTGCTTCCTTGATGTATTACATCATCAATGAAGATTAGCGAGCACATTCCCAAAAGTAAAGGAGCCAAGCAAGCCACTGAGTTTCAAAGATTAGCCTGTATGTTGGGGATCAGGAGCAGAAAGCTTCAGCCTTTTTCCACTCTTTTGGTGAAGGTTTATCTTTGTCTCATCAGTCCATAAAACTTTCTCAAGGAATTTTGAAGGTTTGTCCCTCTACTTCTTGGCAAATTCCAATCTGGCC
Above is a genomic segment from Festucalex cinctus isolate MCC-2025b chromosome 4, RoL_Fcin_1.0, whole genome shotgun sequence containing:
- the loxl1 gene encoding lysyl oxidase homolog 1 — its product is MLPVVCLVFVLAGSGQAQSQSRTSRQEGSATPWRQVIQWENNGHVFSLLNSGSEYVPAGTGTEDQDHRIVVADTAPRSSRRPQGGNVRRQAPSRGSSETIRGQARHPFGFGQVPDNWRQTSGSTGGLPFQRSSGTRVRQSTGSSSPYNIPSYPQYPIPQQPVYQPLPFEPSYEGPYRSYEPPFQPVPGGGYVGGSYAGGQEYTGVGYGVGPVLPGSQPEFTDDGYHFYQSYSYGSNPAAPPQAAQPSFSDGLDRRYTHSLYNEDPAASVPDSRVDQPGAAGQAPVRSPQYEQFPPFARPQPPFVQPVPPGRISPNSAIEQTNGRSVYQQEQRGLPDLVPDANYVQASTYIQRARMYSLRCAAEEKCLSSSAYAPETNDYDVRVLLRFPQRVKNKGTADFMPNRPHHTWEWHSCHQHYHSMDEFSHYDLVEVSSGRKVAEGHKASFCLEDTTCDFGHLKRYACTSHTQGLSPGCYDTYNADIDCQWIDITDIQPGNYILKLKVNPKFLVMESDFTNNVVRCNIHYTGRFVTTTKCQLAQS